In Zygosaccharomyces rouxii strain CBS732 chromosome D complete sequence, one DNA window encodes the following:
- the ERG11 gene encoding sterol 14-demethylase (highly similar to uniprot|P10614 Saccharomyces cerevisiae YHR007C ERG11 Lanosterol 14-alpha-demethylase catalyzes the C-14 demethylation of lanosterol to form 4 4''-dimethyl cholesta-8 14 24-triene-3-beta-ol in the ergosterol biosynthesis pathway member of the cytochrome P450 family): MSESQSLVIKLVEFGKLAVSAFLELSLSQQISIIVVTPFIYTMVWQFLYSLRSDRPPMVFYWIPWVGSAVPYGTRPYEFFAECQEKYGDIFSFVLLGKVMTVYLGVKGHEFVFNGKLADVSAEAAYTHLTTPVFGKGVVYDCPNSRLMDQKKFVKGALSKESFTKYVPLLVEEVNKYFRTSKNYDMNHKTHGTVEVMAAQPEMTIFTASRTLLGKELREKLDTGFAHLFGDLDRGFTPINFVFPNIPLPVNHRRDHAQKTISNTYMSLIRKRRQNNDIQDRDLIDSLMKNSTYKDGVKMTDQEIANLLIGILMGGQHTSAATSSWALLHLAEKPDLQEELYQEQMRVLDNGKRELTYEALQEMPLLNQMLKETLRMHHPLHSLFRKVMRDMQVPNTSYVVPKGHHVLVSPGYCHLQDSYFPNAREFNLHRWDQDAASSYNTGEKVDYGFGAISKGVSSPYLPFGGGRHRCIGEQFAFLQMGVIMSLYIRTLKWHFAPGRTVPEPDFESMVTLPKLPAEIVWEKRFPEQVI; the protein is encoded by the coding sequence ATGTCAGAGTCCCAATCTCTAGTGATTAAATTGGTGGAATTTGGCAAGTTGGCAGTCTCTGCCTTCTTGGAACTGTCCTTGTCGCAACAGATCTCAATCATTGTAGTGACGCCTTTCATCTATACCATGGTTTGGCAATTTTTATATTCGTTGAGAAGCGATCGTCCTCCTATGGTTTTCTACTGGATTCCTTGGGTCGGTAGTGCTGTTCCATATGGTACCAGACCTTATGAATTTTTCGCCGAATGCCAAGAGAAATACGGCGACATTTTCTCATTTGTCTTACTGGGTAAGGTTATGACCGTGTACTTGGGCGTCAAGGGACATGAATTTGTCTtcaatggtaaattggcCGATGTTTCCGCCGAAGCTGCTTACACACATTTGACTACACCAGTGTTTGGTAAAGGTGTGGTTTATGATTGTCCAAACAGTCGTCTCATGGACCAAAAGAAATTCGTTAAAGGTGCCCTTTCAAAGGAGTCCTTCACTAAATACGTCCCATTGTTAGTGGAAGAAGTGAACAAGTACTTCCGTACCTCTAAGAACTATGATATGAACCACAAAACCCACGGTACCGTTGAAGTTATGGCTGCACAACCCGAGATGACAATCTTTACCGCCTCTAGGACACTTTTGGGTAAAGAATTacgtgaaaaattggatactGGATTTGCTCATTTGTTTGGTGATTTAGACAGAGGTTTCACGCCAATCAACTTTGTCTTCCCCAACATTCCTTTGCCCGTTAACCACAGAAGAGACCATGCTCAGAAAACAATTTCTAACACTTACATGTCTTTGATTCGCAAGAGACGTCAAAACAATGACATTCAGGACAGAGATTTGATCgattctttgatgaaaaacTCCACTTACAAGGACGGTGTCAAGATGACTGATCAAGAGATCGCCAACTTGCTAATTGGTATCTTGATGGGTGGTCAACACACTTCTGCGGCTACTTCCTCATGGGCTTTACTTCACTTGGCTGAGAAACCAGATcttcaagaagaattgtaCCAAGAACAGATGCGTGTCTTGGATAACGGTAAGAGAGAATTGACTTATGAAGCATTACAGGAAATGCCATTGTTGAATCAAATGCTTAAGGAAACTTTGAGAATGCACCATCCATTGCACTCTTTGTTTAGAAAGGTTATGAGAGACATGCAAGTTCCTAACACTTCTTATGTGGTCCCTAAGGGTCACCATGTCTTGGTTTCACCTGGTTATTGCCATTTGCAGGACTCTTACTTCCCAAATGCTAGGGAGTTCAATTTGCACCGTTGGGATCAAGATGCTGCCTCTTCTTACAACACTGGTGAAAAGGTTGATTATGGGTTTGGTGCCATTTCCAAGGGTGTCTCATCTCCTTATTTGCCTTTCGGTGGTGGTAGACACAGATGTATTGGTGAGCAATTTGCATTCTTGCAAATGGGTGTTATCATGTCTTTGTACATTAGAACTCTAAAATGGCACTTTGCTCCAGGTAGAACTGTGCCAGAGCCAGATTTCGAAAGTATGGTGACTTTGCCTAAGCTACCAGCCGAAATCGTGTGGGAAAAGAGGTTTCCAGAGCAAGTGATCTGA
- a CDS encoding uncharacterized protein (weakly similar to uniprot|Q12172 Saccharomyces cerevisiae YOR162C YRR1 Zn2-Cys6 zinc-finger transcription factor that activates genes involved in multidrug resistance paralog of Yrm1p acting on an overlapping set of target genes), with protein sequence MAIEHGKFDGLGSPYLGSSVLNANPNSNSNSRASANAGSVTVKKKRMKPIKSCTFCRRRKLRCDQQKPMCSTCIARELPECVYMESSSTPRTVAGKRGNIDSIGSMPNTKLLLKVNELERQLRDVANEISGNSASEDNSLGDMPQGGTESLVGSSSAVSPSSTSPNSTDAHLHTISQKCVEQHHRDFQRETRLAISMDTTTSASVNPLRKLYFLQSKRNGRKVMFGPTSMRTFLFSGNWGLMDRFKQLREKVNTARRQIKKECGYCMLRENQLIEMPSNSFTSNLPLDTSLAKQLIFVLPSYEEIEKSLRLFFSKPELYEITGAFDEKKVLNDFKLGFVPGIPSLITGERPVINIVPFTKIQYYKVGVVLGILVLVRFGALLPQVLEKFFVFLSGLSTAKIMYVERVQFTLLRYFHRNIHGLTGGDESHQIVLIDSLVCDAISLGLNRNIKELFRGDEELLGNTDSLEKLWCWVVFLDFSLAFHIGRPMKITEEDIFHEEFFDDYSCGFYGLLKRFLRKMARPIMQSIYSKSECPYLDKHCEELLTFTEEEFLPISFYTDKELIHKTPLQETRILGMIFSMLLCLGGLKLFIESQCNLDAKNSVVKIALVSFSVARNALARSIELDEIHFPELTEPGHESPSPYFAEVVSMFFTLFIRGASIPYILAYNKLTLFEKGVLVLENGSDTLDCDMSTLRVPKSKKIPTVHALSMFCKVFDDLRNPSNDKAKSVYQRCQGLQILLSMEKVQRTVVQKVLEVRTATETTWKAQVQRQGLASPGKALASPGKTLSPPSADNFENADLNFFGNLVENSRSRKSSSSVPAGPPPLVHPTSEIPAAEPSVGRDETECEFNTRAPSGPAASQSDQGRPAIGEKLSPNMEVFDEDNDVLGMISGDFWECYNTRWTELLNRAESGNLFSDIDI encoded by the coding sequence ATGGCTATCGAACATGGTAAATTTGATGGGCTCGGTTCTCCATATTTGGGGAGTTCAGTCCTAAATGCCAACCCAAActccaattccaattctagAGCAAGTGCCAATGCGGGTTCAGTGACtgtgaagaagaaaaggatGAAACCTATCAAATCGTGTACGTTTTGTCGAAGGAGAAAACTACGATGTGATCAACAAAAACCTATGTGTTCCACCTGCATCGCTAGAGAACTCCCCGAGTGTGTTTACATGGAGAGTAGCTCTACGCCTCGTACGGTGGCTGGTAAACGTGGTAATATTGATTCTATAGGATCGATGCCAAATACCAAATTGTTACTTAAAGTTAATGAACTGGAAAGGCAGTTGCGCGATGTTGCCAATGAAATCAGTGGCAATAGCGCTAGTGAGGACAATAGTTTAGGGGATATGCCTCAAGGCGGGACTGAGTCCCTCGTCGGATCCTCATCTGCCGTTTCGCCATCTTCCACTTCACCAAATAGTACAGATGCTCATCTCCATACTATTAGCCAAAAATGTGTGGAACAACACCATCGAGACTTTCAGAGGGAAACTCGATTAGCTATCAGTATGGACACTACCACTAGTGCATCAGTCAATCCGTTAAGAAAGTTATATTTTCTGCAATCGAAACGTAATGGAAGAAAAGTAATGTTTGGTCCTACTTCAATGAGAACTTTTCTCTTTAGTGGGAATTGGGGACTGATGGATAGATTCAAGCAATTGAGAGAAAAAGTCAACACGGCAAGACGCCAAATTAAAAAGGAATGTGGTTACTGTATGCTTAGGGAAAATCAACTAATAGAGATGCCATCAAATTCCTTCACAAGCAATCTTCCTTTGGACACTTCTCTTGCCAAACAATTGATATTTGTATTACCAAGCTATgaagagattgaaaaaagtcttcgactttttttttcgaaacCTGAGCTGTATGAAATTACAGGAGCATTTGATGAGAAGAAAGTTCTCAATGATTTTAAATTGGGGTTTGTCCCCGGTATTCCGTCGCTGATTACTGGCGAAAGGCCTGTTATCAATATTGTCCCATTCACTAAAATCCAATATTACAAAGTTGGTGTCGTTCTTGGAATTCTCGTTTTGGTGCGATTTGGAGCATTACTCCCACAggttttggaaaaattctttgtGTTTCTGTCAGGATTGTCAACTGCTAAAATCATGTATGTTGAGAGAGTGCAGTTCACTTTGTTGAGATACTTTCATCGAAATATTCATGGCCTCACTGGAGGCGATGAATCTCATCAGATTGTATTAATTGATTCTCTCGTTTGTGATGCGATCTCTCTTGGTCTAAATCGTAACATTAAGGAATTGTTTCGAGGCGATGAAGAACTTCTGGGGAATACAGATTCCCTAGAGAAGTTATGGTGCTGGGTTGTTTTCctagatttttcacttgCTTTTCATATTGGAAGGCCAATGAAAATTACGGAAGAAGACATCTTTCATGAGGAATTTTTTGATGACTATAGTTGTGGATTTTATGGTCTtcttaaaagatttttgagaaaaatGGCAAGACCCATTATGCAGAGCATCTACAGCAAGTCTGAATGTCCCTATTTAGACAAGCATTGCGAGGAACTGTTGACATTTACGGAAGAGGAGTTCTTGCCCATTTCGTTTTACACAGATAAGGAATTAATTCATAAGACACCCTTACAAGAGACAAGGATTTTAGGCATGATATTTTCTATGCTCTTATGTCTAGGTGGGCTTAAACTTTTCATTGAATCGCAGTGTAATCTAGACGCTAAGAACTCTGTGGTTAAAATCGCATTGGTATCATTTTCTGTGGCAAGGAATGCACTCGCTCGTAGTATTGAGCTGGATGAAATTCATTTTCCCGAGTTAACAGAACCGGGGCATGAATCACCTTCGCCTTATTTTGCTGAAGTCGTCTCAATGTTTTTCACACTTTTTATTCGAGGAGCATCAATTCCGTATATATTGGCATACAATAAACTGACTCTCTTCGAAAAAGGTGTTCTAGTTCTTGAAAATGGTAGTGATACTTTAGATTGTGATATGAGTACACTGAGAGTTCccaaatcaaagaaaattccTACTGTTCATGCCTTATCAATGTTTTGTAAAGTTTTTGATGATCTCCGTAATCCAAGCAATGATAAAGCAAAGTCAGTTTATCAAAGATGTCAAGGTTtacaaattcttctttccatGGAAAAAGTGCAGAGAACGGTGGTTCAGAAAGTTCTTGAAGTTAGAACTGCTACGGAAACTACTTGGAAAGCTCAAGTTCAACGTCAGGGTTTGGCATCCCCTGGGAAAGCTTTGGCATCTCCTGGAAAAACTTTGTCACCACCATCAGCGGATAATTTCGAAAATGcagatttaaattttttcGGTAATTTGGTGGAGAATTCACGTTCCcgtaaatcatcatcatcagtaCCAGCTGGCCCCCCACCATTAGTCCATCCCACGTCTGAAATACCCGCTGCAGAACCATCTGTAGGTAGAGATGAGACGGAATGCGAGTTCAACACACGTGCACCAAGTGGTCCTGCCGCCTCTCAAAGTGACCAAGGTCGTCCCGCTATTGGAGAAAAACTTTCACCAAATATGGAGgtatttgatgaagataatgatgTCCTTGGCATGATTTCTGGTGATTTCTGGGAATGCTATAATACAAGATGGACTGAGTTATTAAACAGGGCCGAATCTGGCAATTTGTTTTCCGATATTGATATATGA
- the PDR8 gene encoding Pdr8p (similar to uniprot|Q6B2M3 Saccharomyces cerevisiae YOR172W and similar to uniprot|Q06149 Saccharomyces cerevisiae YLR266C PDR8) encodes MLDKDTKIPRRRRKAVKSCTFCRKRKLKCDHRKPMCRQCLDRKLPNCVYTDDFNFPLTTDELFSDSPNVDLMRKVKELEAKLAALEGEQSQSQSQSHSQQQISPPSSTDAASNVPGLSSICGGAISLRPAGPGNPNNPLWEYRILYNCRGQNILYGPTSWRTMVASQGERFQLEYRKLWEMIKPERDLWVVQNPFSQFNTDVSQVILATNENDTLLNAVCKYLPSYKEMEEGINEFFDGYIHDFLQILDKDKVMSDFKKCMIPDAKSFAGLDHPIAQLTAPDGDGNYYKAAVVLLIVYTAKTNGSVPPIVDKFFLSLSAINTASKLNFMERAQFLLLLYFCKVYCPNECSETPQAANLVSELCECALTLGLSNAEWWYKDKQELVGPIHTLKNMWYWTLFADISISFEMGKPLFITDDCFDPTATFSPLEKPAAGFDITPESLSSIGSQTSLQDVLNGGTLQGRRLTMLLKYLKIGRRCILEINSINTSGNIDQVADELEEFVAKEFLPIKFYSSKLMLEQVDMFDIILLAPTFGMLLNFHNVSRIALKNSTPYNKNRVIKFGLLGLSICVNTIICTFERDTPGPKNDLVLALLLVNPLFMRILTEMYALFFFRLTLFEKGIIITEGISDLSLNDLNVPLDNYYSFEATTSVFRETLDQLFDPSRAELQKAISKSYQLTTSLALERVSRTVFDKGCTSRTITENNCHADDAISQEALDKMTESFWETYEQQTQGVWSMKPEDFYTGFNVNFDFDLSLK; translated from the coding sequence ATGCTGGATAAAGATACCAAAATCCCTAGAAGAAGACGGAAGGCAGTTAAATCATGTACGTTTTGCCGTAAGAGAAAGCTCAAGTGCGACCATCGTAAGCCTATGTGTAGACAATGTCTGGATAGAAAATTACCAAACTGCGTCTATACCGACGACTTCAACTTCCCACTGACAACAGATGAGTTATTTAGTGATTCACCCAATGTTGATTTAATGCGAAAGGTTAAGGAATTAGAGGCTAAACTAGCAGCACTAGAAGGAGAACAATCGCAGTCGCAGTCGCAGTCGCAttcacaacaacaaatcTCACCACCCTCGTCGACGGATGCAGCGTCAAACGTTCCAGGATTATCATCAATTTGTGGTGGTGCTATTTCGCTGCGGCCTGCGGGACCCGGTAACCCCAATAATCCATTATGGGAATACAGGATTCTCTACAACTGTAGAGGACAAAACATTCTATATGGCCCCACGTCCTGGAGAACGATGGTGGCGTCGCAGGGCGAAAGGTTTCAACTGGAGTATAGAAAACTATGGGAGATGATCAAACCCGAAAGAGACCTGTGGGTCGTACAGAACCCGTTTTCGCAGTTTAATACAGATGTGTCACAGGTGATCTTAGCTACAAATGAAAACGATACCTTACTCAATGCGGTTTGCAAGTATTTGCCGTCATACAAAGAGATGGAGGAGGGTATTAACGAATTCTTTGATGGCTACATTCACGATTTTTTACAGATTCTCGATAAGGATAAAGTTATGTCAGATTTTAAGAAATGTATGATTCCAGACGCAAAATCGTTTGCCGGGCTTGATCATCCAATTGCTCAATTAACGGCGCCCGATGGCGACGGGAATTATTATAAAGCCGCAGTGGTTCTGCTCATTGTGTATACCGCCAAGACCAATGGCAGTGTTCCGCCCATAGTGGacaaattctttttatcGCTAAGTGCCATCAACACCGCGTCAAAATTAAACTTTATGGAAAGGGCTCAGTTCTTATTGCTACTCTACTTTTGTAAGGTTTACTGTCCCAATGAGTGCAGCGAGACTCCACAGGCCGCCAATTTGGTCAGTGAGCTCTGTGAATGTGCTCTTACTCTGGGGCTTTCCAATGCAGAATGGTGGTACAAGGATAAGCAGGAACTCGTCGGGCCTATTCACACCTTGAAAAACATGTGGTACTGGACACTCTTCGCAGATATTTCTATATCCTTTGAAATGGGCAAGCCGCTTTTCATAACCGATGATTGTTTTGATCCTACCGCCACTTTTAGCCCCCTAGAGAAACCAGCTGCTGGTTTTGACATAACCCCAGAATCTCTATCGTCGATCGGCTCTCAAACTTCGCTACAGGATGTGCTAAATGGTGGTACTTTGCAGGGGAGAAGGTTAACCATGTTACTGAAGTATCTGAAAATTGGTCGTCGTTGCATACTGGAGATCAATTCAATAAACACCAGCGGTAATATAGATCAAGTAGCTGATGAATTGGAGGAATTCGTCgctaaagaatttttgCCAATAAAGTTCTACTCGTCTAAGCTAATGTTGGAGCAGGTAGACATGTTTGATATCATTCTTTTAGCTCCTACCTTTGGTATGCTATTAAATTTCCACAATGTTTCTCGTATTGCTTTGAAAAACAGCACTCCTTATAACAAGAACAGAGTTATAAAGTTCGGGCTTTTGGGTCTATCCATCTGCGTTAATACCATCATATGCACGTTTGAAAGAGATACTCCTGGCCCCAAGAACGACTTGGTCTTGGCGTTACTATTGGTTAACCCACTGTTCATGCGTATACTCACAGAAATGTACGCGTTGTTCTTCTTTAGGTTGACtttgtttgaaaaaggTATTATCATCACCGAAGGTATTTCTGATTTGAGTTTGAACGACCTTAACGTGCCATTGGATAATTATTATTCATTTGAAGCCACCACCTCCGTATTCAGAGAGACTCTCGATCAATTGTTTGACCCATCGAGGGCCGAATTGCAAAAGGCCATTTCGAAATCTTATCAGCTTACGACCTCATTAGCGCTAGAGCGTGTGAGTCGTACAGTTTTTGATAAGGGGTGTACTTCAAGAACCATTACAGAAAACAACTGTCATGCAGACGATGCAATCTCTCAAGAGGCATTGGACAAAATGACAGAATCATTTTGGGAAACTTATGAGCAACAAACCCAAGGCGTATGGTCAATGAAGCCAGAGGATTTCTACACTGGTTTTAACgtaaattttgatttcGACCTAAGTTTGAAGTAA
- a CDS encoding Na+/H+ antiporter (uniprot|Q9UUT4 Zygosaccharomyces rouxii sod2 Na /H antiporter) has product MVWRQLEVTKAHVAYSCLGIFSSIFSLVSLFVKERLYIGESMVASVFGLIVGPHCLNWFNPLSWGNTDSITLEISRILLCLQVFAVSVELPRKYMQKHWLSVTMLLVPVMTSGWLVIALFVWILVPGLNFPASLLMGACITATDPVLAQSVVSGTFAQKVPGHLRNLLSCESGCNDGLAFPFVFLSIDLLLYPGRGGEIVKDWICVTILWECIFGSILGCIIGYCGRKAIRFAEGKRIIDRESFLAFYLILALTCAGFGSMLGVDDLLVSFFAGTAFAWDGWFATKTHESNVSNVIDVLLNYAYFVYLGSILPWKDFNNADIGLDVWRLIILSLVVIFLRRIPAVLLLKPLIPDIKSWREAMFIGHFGPIGVGAVYAAIISKSQLESHLTDEETPLNYTPGKGSKHWQAMACLWPITCFSIITSVIVHGSSVAVIMLGRYLNTVTLTAAPTSRTASTSTKNSWLQSLPPFDKSGRPFSLQRLDKETSPTPGQIDVRTSGMIAAPALGMRQRWRQKLHGNKETESDIEMSDLQRQREEHTGTIDLNDTTTETLGTTNARTPGLAQRSKVNIMNRTETVNTIYGLDKLADDTENHDVYHVETSRVHDIGSSHDDVYTYEFDADSIDSLERERIKLLREQEQQAYIAYTEDNQVIIENRQGEILEYARSHNDGVRDAEAGSHNQGRHKRASSPPLERLRQITNEACKTKYYAYKVGNDLIVEDESGEEFRRYRISPHGGKRKIKKKNINNPVSSVLSSMGITKPRRVPERKNHSLLHSEDEMADDEAESEEENYGDSDDLALFVKDHAD; this is encoded by the coding sequence ATGGTTTGGCGTCAGTTGGAAGTCACCAAGGCACATGTTGCTTACAGTTGCCTTGGTATATTCTCATCTATATTCTCCCTGGTATCATTATTCGTCAAGGAAAGATTATATATTGGTGAATCTATGGTTGCTAGTGTATTTGGGTTGATTGTTGGACCACATTGTCTTAATTGGTTTAATCCATTATCGTGGGGAAACACAGATTCTATTACTTTAGAGATTAGTCGGATACTGCTCTGTTTGCAAGTATTTGCAGTTTCCGTAGAGTTGCCACGCAAATACATGCAGAAGCATTGGTTATCTGTGACCATGTTACTGGTCCCAGTGATGACCTCTGGCTGGCTTGTGATTGCGTTATTCGTTTGGATCTTGGTTCCTGGATTAAACTTCCCGGCGAGTTTACTGATGGGAGCATGCATAACTGCTACTGATCCTGTATTGGCACAGAGTGTTGTATCTGGTACTTTTGCTCAGAAGGTTCCCGGTCATTTGAGAAATCTTTTATCATGCGAATCTGGTTGTAATGATGGACTGGCATTCCCCTTTGTGTTTCTTTCTATAGACCTCTTACTTTATCCAGGTCGAGGTGGAGAGATTGTCAAGGATTGGATCTGTGTTACCATCCTATGGGAATGTATTTTTGGATCTATCTTAGGTTGCATAATTGGATACTGCGGTAGAAAGGCAATTCGATTTGCAGAAGGTAAACGTATTATTGATCGTGAATCTTTTTTAGCattttatttgattttggCGTTGACCTGTGCAGGATTTGGGTCAATGTTGGGAGTGGATGATTTGCTAGTTTCATTCTTTGCAGGTACTGCATTTGCGTGGGACGGATGGTTCGCCACCAAGACTCACGAAAGTAATGTATCCAATGTAATCGATGTTTTGTTGAACTATGCATACTTTGTCTACTTGGGATCTATTCTTCCCTGGAAAGATTTCAACAATGCAGATATTGGCCTTGATGTTTGGAGATTGATCATTTTGTCGCTAGTGGTCATTTTTCTACGCAGAATTCCTGCAGTTCTTTTATTGAAGCCTTTGATACCTGACATTAAATCTTGGCGTGAAGCTATGTTTATTGGTCATTTTGGTCCCATTGGTGTTGGTGCAGTATATGCCGCTATTATTTCAAAGAGCCAATTGGAATCTCACTTGACTGACGAAGAAACACCTTTGAATTATACACCTGGTAAAGGATCAAAGCATTGGCAGGCAATGGCCTGTCTTTGGCCCATCACTTGTTTTTCTATCATAACTTCAGTCATCGTACATGGCTCTTCGGTCGCCGTCATAATGCTAGGACGTTATTTGAATACAGTAACTTTGACGGCGGCTCCTACAAGTCGCACTGCAAGCACATCTACAAAGAATTCATGGTTACAAAGTTTACCGCCCTTCGATAAATCTGGGCGTCCTTTCTCTTTGCAGCGTTTAGATAAAGAAACATCACCCACACCTGGGCAAATAGATGTAAGAACTAGTGGCATGATAGCTGCACCAGCACTGGGTATGAGACAGCGTTGGAGACAAAAATTGCATGGGAATAAAGAAACTGAATCAGATATTGAAATGAGCGATTTGCAACGTCAAAGAGAAGAACACACAGGTACCATTGACTTAAATGATACAACAACGGAAACTTTAGGAACCACCAATGCTAGGACTCCAGGGTTAGCACAACGTAGTAAGGTGAATATAATGAACAGAACAGAAACTGTCAATACTATTTATGGATTGGATAAATTAGCTGACGATACAGAAAACCATGACGTGTACCATGTTGAAACTTCTAGAGTACATGATATTGGTTCATCGCACGACGACGTTTATACGTATGAATTCGATGCAGATTCAATTGACTCCTTAGAAAGAGAACGAATCAAACTTCTGAGAGAGCAGGAGCAGCAAGCATACATTGCATACACTGAAGATAACCAGGTTATAATTGAAAATAGAcaaggtgaaattttagagTATGCAAGATCCCATAATGACGGGGTTAGGGACGCAGAAGCAGGATCGCATAATCAAGGTAGGCATAAGAGGGCATCTTCTCCGCCATTGGAAAGATTACGTCAAATTACCAATGAAGCTTGCAAAACCAAATACTACGCTTACAAAGTTGGCAACGATCTCattgttgaagatgaaagtgGTGAAGAATTCCGAAGATACAGAATTAGTCCTCATGGTGGCAAGagaaaaatcaaaaagaagaacatcAATAATCCGGTATCTAGTGttctttcatcaatgggGATTACAAAACCAAGGCGTGTACCTGAGAGGAAAAATCACTCTCTTCTGCATTCGGAAGATGAGATGGCCGACGATGAAGCAGAAAGCGAAGAAGAGAACTACGGAGATTCAGACGACTTAGCATTGTTTGTTAAGGACCATGCTGATTAG
- a CDS encoding uncharacterized protein (highly similar to uniprot|Q6Q5L1 Saccharomyces cerevisiae YLR270W DCS1 Non-essential hydrolase involved in mRNA decapping may function in a feedback mechanism to regulate deadenylation contains pyrophosphatase activity and a HIT (histidine triad) motif interacts with neutral trehalase Nth1p): MSEADVAFRSLVDKFRFERVLNSNPQTKTISLLGFIDEKSAILTAEKTHFTFDENKVGSQSGSDGINTPFFYHCENEYSCTNAMQELRQLTSNDIYYWGLTVLKQNMDHNPTARLNLIWPATSVHIRKFEQQQLHLVRETPETYEKIVKPYIDEMYNLGRLKWVYNILYQGAEADRVVYRDFLEDNKRDGFVILPDMKWDGVNLDALYLVAIFYRDDLKSIRDLRPGDRDWLKSLNTKIRTIVPGCYNYAIRADELRIFVHYQPSYYHFHIHIVNIRHPGLNDGIAAGKAILLDDVIENLKYLGPNGYMNKTLTYVIGDNHDLWGRGLKDVVAKQLEEDGIPKTPKIVNEFTEDEDQE, translated from the coding sequence ATGTCTGAGGCTGACGTTGCATTCCGTTCTCTAGTGGATAAATTTCGTTTTGAAAGGGTACTAAACTCAAACCCTCAAACCAAAACCATCTCTTTACTGGGTTTCATCGATGAGAAGTCCGCAATTCTGACAGCAGAGAAGACTCACTTCacatttgatgaaaataagGTTGGCTCTCAATCCGGTTCTGATGGCATAAATACTCCATTTTTTTACCACTGTGAGAATGAGTACTCATGTACCAATGCCATGCAAGAGTTGAGACAGTTGACATCAAATGATATCTATTATTGGGGGTTAACGGTGCTCAAACAAAACATGGATCATAATCCTACGGCAAgattaaatttaatatgGCCTGCTACATCGGTACACATCCGTAAATTTGAGCAACAACAATTACATCTCGTTAGGGAGACTCCAGAGACTTATGAAAAGATCGTCAAACCTTACATCGATGAGATGTACAACCTAGGTAGGTTAAAGTGGGTCTACAACATTTTGTATCAAGGAGCTGAAGCTGATCGTGTAGTCTACAGAGATTTTTTGGAGGATAATAAGCGTGATGGGTTTGTCATCTTACCAGATATGAAATGGGATGGTGTCAATCTAGATGCGCTCTATCTGGTGGCCATCTTCTACAGAGACGATTTAAAATCTATTAGGGATTTAAGACCTGGTGATCGTGATTGGCTCAAGAGCTTAAATACCAAGATTAGAACTATTGTTCCAGGATGTTATAACTACGCTATTCGTGCAGATGAACTGAGAATCTTTGTTCACTACCAACCTTCGTACTACCACTTCCACATTCACATCGTTAATATCAGACACCCTGGACTCAACGATGGAATTGCAGCTGGTAAGGCCATTTTGCTCGATGACGTTATtgagaatttgaaatatttgggtCCCAACGGCTATATGAACAAGACTTTGACATATGTAATCGGTGATAATCACGATTTGTGGGGAAGAGGCCTAAAAGATGTAGTTGCTAAGCagttggaagaagatgggATTCCCAAAACCCCCAAAATTGTGAATGAATTCACCGAAGATGAAGACCaagagtaa